Proteins encoded together in one Mus pahari chromosome 9, PAHARI_EIJ_v1.1, whole genome shotgun sequence window:
- the Rfpl4b gene encoding LOW QUALITY PROTEIN: ret finger protein-like 4B (The sequence of the model RefSeq protein was modified relative to this genomic sequence to represent the inferred CDS: inserted 1 base in 1 codon): MRKENFDSKHHHVKVPQDNLMENNLETEAICAVCLDFYSDPVYLSCAHILCFDCGKKWMAKKGDLTCPVCRKEQKRPIKYDRVMKGLAILLKQHGPLLKQHKGQITGLLRLVSENTALAAKTGDSSLGPSNDLKGGEPGHNLAEDPRRFISSSHVMDNSYFSSVCQWEVDVEKRKDWAPGICKEPGSRRNIYLRHEHEFQLLGEKTRGIRVNFISERHHRSPGLCHAGIFLALTMEETKFVMGKAMTSPMTIIISXFLELIPLF; encoded by the exons ATGAGGAAAGAGAATTTTGACTCTAAACACCACCACGTAAAAGTTCCACAGGATAACTTAATGGAAAACAATTTGGAAACGGAGGCAATCTGTGCAGTTTGCCTGGACTTTTACTCTGATCCGGTTTATCTCTCCTGCGCCCACATCCTTTGCTTTGATTGCGGTAAAAAATGGATGGCAAAGAAAGGAGACTTGACCTGTCCCGTGTGTcgaaaagaacagaagagaccTATCAAGTATGACAGGGTAATGAAAGGACTGGCCATCCTTTTGAAGCAGCATGGCCCCTTACTGAAGCAACATAAAGGGCAGATCACTGGACTTCTGAGATTGGTATCAGAGAATACTGCTCTGGCAGCTAAGACGGGTGACTCCTCCCTGGGACCCTCTAATGATTTAAAGGGTGGGGAGCCTGGTCATAATTTGGCGGAAGATCCCAGAAGATTCATTTCTTCATCCCATGTCATGGACAACTCCTATTTTTCTTCAGTCTGCCAGTGGGAAGTTgatgtggagaaaaggaaggactGGGCTCCAGGTATTTGCAAGGAACCAGGCAGCAGGAGGAACATCTATTTACGCCATGAACATGAGTTCCAGTTGCTTGGTGAGAAGACGCGAGGAATCAGAGTTAATTTTATCTCAGAAAGACACCATAGAAGCCCTGGCCTTTGCCACGCAGGGATTTTCCTAGCCCTGACTATGGAAGAAACCAAGTTTGTGATGGGAAAAGCAATGACTTCACCTATGACCATCATTATCT GCTTTTTGGAGCTCATTCCTTTGTTCTAA